A region from the Aegilops tauschii subsp. strangulata cultivar AL8/78 chromosome 5, Aet v6.0, whole genome shotgun sequence genome encodes:
- the LOC109763191 gene encoding probable prolyl 4-hydroxylase 7 yields MPPLLLAALALALALSHAAAGGGTGFYDPARVTQISWRPRAFLYSGFLSHAECDHLIKLAKGRLEKSMVADNESGKSVMSQVRTSSGTFLSKREDEIISGIEKRVAAWTFLPEENAESMQVLHYEVGQKYDAHFDYFSDKKNVKRGGHRVATVLMYLTDVKKGGETVFPIAEGRDLQHKDETWSECARHGLAVKPRKGDVLLFFSLHVNATTDPSSLHASCPVVEGEKWSATKWIHVRSFDNPPDVMTDARCSDDNEQCPRWAALGECYKNAKYMVGTKDTLGSCRKSCGVCDA; encoded by the exons ctcctcgccgcgCTCGCGCTCGCCCTGGCCCTctcccacgccgccgccggaggaggcACCGGGTTCTACGACCCGGCGCGGGTTACCCAGATCTCCTGGCGCCCCAG GGCGTTCCTGTACAGCGGCTTCCTCTCGCACGCCGAGTGCGACCACCTCATCAAGCTG GCCAAGGGGAGGCTGGAGAAGTCGATGGTGGCCGACAACGAGTCCGGGAAGAGTGTCATGAGCCAGGTGCGCACAAGCTCTGGCACCTTCTTGTCCAAGCGCGAG GATGAAATTATCTCTGGAATTGAAAAGCGTGTAGCTGCTTGGACGTTTCTCCCTGAAG AAAATGCCGAATCAATGCAGGTTCTGCATTATGAAGTTGGTCAGAAGTATGATGCCCACTTCGATTATTTTAGTGACAAAAAGAACGTGAAGCGTGGTGGTCATCGGGTTGCTACTGTTCTTATGTACCTGACAGATGTGAAGAAGGGTGGAGAGACCGTGTTCCCAATTGCTGAG GGAAGAGATTTACAACATAAGGATGAAACGTGGTCGGAGTGCGCGAGACATGGCCTGGCAG TGAAGCCAAGAAAAGGCGATGTGCTACTCTTCTTCAGTCTCCACGTTAACGCGACAACAGATCCGAGCAGTCTTCACGCGAGCTGCCCAGTAGTCGAGGGCGAGAAGTGGTCTGCCACAAAATGGATCCACGTCCGGTCATTCGACAACCCTCCAGATGTTATGACGGACGCACGGTGTTCTGATGACAATGAGCAATGCCCTAGATGGGCTGCTCTTGGTGAGTGTTACAAGAACGCAAAATACATGGTGGGCACGAAGGACACCCTCGGGTCTTGCCGCAAAAGTTGCGGGGTCTGCGATGCTTGA
- the LOC109763179 gene encoding uncharacterized protein: MLPKASFKGVRPWTSGRSGVEFQHVSWLYWLDTFRMWELAAHAYDIAAWRLEMPRGKLNFPEFQLLKKAEFVGPKVIIVSHPTKSKTPIVVEERGDIWESDAEMMARFAAEHPEYVQYEYEWYWKRDMELKKGKNNDEAGPSSQVVKVEYNVDDIQPEDKGSDIEWDSIDND; the protein is encoded by the coding sequence ATGCTGCCGAAGGCCAGCTTCAAgggcgtgcggccgtggacctccGGGCGCTCCGGCGTGGAGTTCCAGCATGTTAGCTGGCTATACTGGCTTGACACCTTCCGAATGTGGGAGCTCGCCGCCCACGCCTATGACATCGCAGCGTGGAGGCTTGAGATGCCACGTGGGAAGCTCAACTTCCCGGAGTTCCAGTTGTTGAAGAAAGCGGAGTTCGTCGGTCCAAAGGTGATCATTGTTTCCCACCCGACGAAGTCGAAGACCCCCATTGTTGTTGAGGAGCGGGGCGACATCTGGGAGAGTGATGCGGAGATGATGGCGAGGTTTGCGGCAGAGCATCCAGAGTATGTGCAGTACGAGTACGAGTGGTACTGGAAGAGGGACATGGAGCTCAAGAAGGGGAAGAATAACGACGAGGCAGGCCCTTCATCACAGGTGGTCAAGGTCGAGTACAACGTCGACGATATCCAACCTGAGGACAAGGGTTCCGACATTGAGTGGGATAGCATCGACAACGACTAG
- the LOC109763178 gene encoding uncharacterized protein, whose translation MRGPAASGGRASAAAPAVLFGVLVLVSLVVVVAERPSAPAIGGRRMLLAGDGGEARRTLEDFRADDPFQDSARRVPNGPDPIHNRGAGKSGRSPGRE comes from the exons ATGAGAGGGCCGGCCGCGTCCGGGGGGCGGGcatcggcggcggcgccggccgtCTTGTTCGGAGTTCTTGTTTTGGTGTCGTTGGTGGTCGTGGTGGCCGAGAGGCCGTCCGCGCCGGCGATCGGAGGGCGGAGGATGCTGCTGGCGGGCGACGGAGGAGAGGCCAGGAGGACTCTGGAGGATTTCAGGGCCGACGATCCTTTCCAGGACAGCGCGAGGAGGGTGCCCAATGGCCCTGATCCTATCCACAACAG GGGTGCCGGCAAGTCCGGAAGATCGCCGGGGCGAGAGTAG